Proteins encoded together in one Anopheles darlingi chromosome 3, idAnoDarlMG_H_01, whole genome shotgun sequence window:
- the LOC125955382 gene encoding uncharacterized protein LOC125955382: MATPDSSQRTDGKKNNEANDSQKVESNLSGLKHALHGASFQLKLGIVVCLANAKKSLDPANDFSFEVAAEDPSAGKFDDIVYTFKDGGKAGILKIQVKHKLGSPAPKITVKDFTTNSDTKNPFAILKYFTSFCDQQQSTNDLEGFVICTNADINDQAKNIWKIVEPAITKDSAPSLDSYVSSLFDSIGAKYYQLKYDKLWAADGTYSNLYQLLRKCSKRTRLAKLLVEATKSNKRITSYNSLYKEYRQAILDVIDRKETSANDSYGFTKEFLGLSSSNSKPGYEAFRKEFEVQYRLEFNIDGCNYLQNITLSTTPYSGSHEPLRRTE; the protein is encoded by the coding sequence ATGGCAACTCCAGATTCATCGCAACGCACTGATGGTAAAAAGAATAACGAGGCGAACGATTCTCAAAAGGTCGAAAGTAATCTATCAGGGCTGAAGCATGCACTCCATGGAGCATCCTTTCAATTGAAGCTTGGAATAGTTGTTTGCCTGGCGAATGCCAAAAAGTCTTTGGACCCAGCCAACGACTTCAGTTTCGAGGTCGCGGCAGAGGATCCTTCAGCCGGAAAATTCGATGACATCGTGTATACTTTCAAGGATGGTGGAAAGGCAGGAATACTAAAGATACAAGTCAAACACAAGTTGGGATCGCCTGCTCCCAAAATTACGGTGAAGGATTTCACTACCAATAGCGATACGAAGAATCCGTTTGCTATTCTGAAGTATTTCACCTCATTCtgtgatcaacaacaatcgacAAATGATCTGGAAGGGTTTGTCATTTGCACCAACGCAGATATCAACGACCAGGCAAAGAACATCTGGAAAATAGTAGAACCAGCTATCACGAAGGATTCGGCGCCATCTCTCGATTCCTATGTCTCATCATTATTCGATAGTATTGGAGCTAAATACTATCAACTGAAATACGATAAACTATGGGCTGCCGATGGAACGTATAGCAATTTATATCAACTATTGCGAAAATGTTCTAAGCGAACTAGGCTAGCCAAGCTACTGGTCGAAGCTACCAAATCCAACAAGAGGATAACGTCCTACAATTCCCTCTATAAAGAGTATCGTCAAGCCATTTTGGATGTAATAGATAGGAAGGAAACATCGGCAAATGACTCATACGGGTTTACAAAAGAATTTTTAGGTTTATCCTCCTCGAACTCAAAGCCAGGGTATGAAGCATTTAGAAAAGAGTTTGAAGTTCAATACCGACTAGAATTCAACATCGATGGATGT